In the genome of Treponema pedis, one region contains:
- a CDS encoding TatD family hydrolase produces the protein MFSDSHAHIFSILQKNGGNPSFLKEMQDKGFKFLMDIGTEPGDLKKRREVLVRSFGEKIPEFIRFAAGLWPHALSIAEPEKSIKALKADINTLLAEKPEYCALGECGLDRYWNGHAAENNTEEEKGTADTEGEEFLFKEQLKFAREKNLPVIVHSRAAFEETLACIDEIGYHKGIIHCYSYGIEEAKEFIKRGWYISFSGNITYPKKNYDKEKTAELIRCVPENRLLLETDSPYLAPSPFRGKLNTPLLIEYVYAAVSEILGKNMQTLAEQIYNNCCECFAVKTA, from the coding sequence ATGTTTTCGGATTCTCATGCGCATATTTTTTCCATTTTACAAAAAAACGGCGGGAACCCTTCTTTTTTAAAAGAAATGCAGGATAAAGGTTTTAAATTCTTGATGGATATAGGAACCGAACCTGGCGATTTAAAAAAAAGGCGGGAAGTTTTAGTCCGCTCATTCGGAGAAAAAATTCCTGAATTTATTCGGTTTGCGGCAGGACTTTGGCCGCACGCTTTAAGCATTGCCGAGCCTGAAAAATCCATAAAAGCTTTAAAGGCCGATATAAATACCCTCCTCGCCGAAAAACCGGAATACTGCGCCTTGGGCGAATGCGGGCTTGACAGGTATTGGAACGGACATGCTGCGGAAAACAATACGGAAGAAGAAAAAGGAACTGCGGACACTGAAGGCGAAGAATTTCTTTTTAAAGAACAGCTTAAATTCGCCCGCGAAAAAAATCTTCCCGTAATAGTTCACTCAAGGGCGGCCTTTGAGGAAACCCTTGCGTGTATAGATGAAATCGGTTATCATAAGGGAATAATACACTGTTATTCTTACGGAATTGAGGAAGCAAAAGAATTTATAAAACGCGGCTGGTATATTTCATTTTCGGGAAATATTACCTATCCTAAAAAAAATTACGATAAAGAAAAAACGGCGGAACTTATAAGGTGTGTTCCCGAAAACAGACTTCTTTTGGAAACGGACTCACCGTATCTTGCACCTTCTCCTTTTCGAGGTAAGTTAAACACTCCTCTTTTGATAGAATATGTGTATGCCGCCGTTTCGGAAATTTTAGGAAAAAATATGCAAACTCTTGCGGAACAAATTTATAACAATTGCTGTGAATGTTTTGCCGTAAAAACGGCCTAA
- the selD gene encoding selenide, water dikinase SelD, translating to MQEKKDSLFVCGGCNAKIGAGVLSGLLKSLPKTFYPGLLVGFDSSDDAAVIKMSEDLAIIQTLDFFPPMVTNPYIFGQVAATNALSDVYAMGGEPVCALNIVCYPEEGIDGGYSALEKILLGGTEKIKEAGAALAGGHSIHDPKPKYGLSVMGKIHPEKIWKNDTPQEGDVLFLTKKLGVGIITTAYSVGEVPEEAFNEAVKSMTTLNKYAAEVLRNFDIHSCTDVTGFALIGHLSEMVTGNFTAVLNSKEIPFIKEAYKAANEFLLTAGGQRNRNFAAGKVLFNIKDFAMEEILFDPQTSGGLLFAVSKLEAEKIKDEFKKRNLPLWQIGEIHKREEAAIKIN from the coding sequence ATGCAGGAAAAAAAAGATTCGCTTTTTGTATGCGGGGGCTGTAATGCCAAAATAGGAGCGGGCGTTTTAAGCGGGCTTTTAAAAAGTTTACCGAAAACCTTTTATCCGGGGCTTTTGGTAGGTTTCGACAGTTCGGACGATGCCGCGGTTATAAAAATGAGCGAAGACCTTGCAATAATTCAAACCTTGGATTTTTTTCCGCCCATGGTTACGAATCCGTATATTTTCGGACAGGTTGCCGCAACAAATGCTTTAAGCGACGTTTATGCGATGGGCGGAGAACCCGTATGCGCCCTTAACATTGTCTGCTATCCTGAAGAAGGTATTGACGGCGGGTATTCCGCCTTGGAAAAAATTTTACTCGGCGGAACTGAAAAAATAAAAGAAGCCGGCGCAGCTCTTGCGGGCGGGCATTCCATTCATGACCCGAAACCCAAGTACGGACTTTCCGTTATGGGAAAAATTCACCCTGAAAAAATTTGGAAAAACGATACGCCTCAAGAAGGCGATGTTTTGTTTTTAACAAAAAAACTGGGAGTCGGAATTATAACTACGGCTTACAGTGTGGGAGAAGTGCCTGAAGAGGCCTTTAACGAAGCCGTAAAATCGATGACAACTTTAAATAAATATGCGGCGGAAGTTTTGCGCAATTTCGATATTCACAGCTGTACCGATGTTACCGGATTTGCTCTTATCGGGCATTTAAGCGAAATGGTAACCGGTAATTTTACGGCCGTTTTAAATTCAAAAGAAATCCCTTTTATAAAAGAGGCTTATAAGGCTGCAAATGAATTCTTACTTACGGCGGGCGGACAGCGGAACCGCAATTTTGCGGCGGGCAAGGTTTTGTTTAATATAAAAGATTTTGCAATGGAAGAAATTCTGTTCGACCCTCAAACATCGGGAGGTCTTTTATTTGCCGTAAGCAAACTGGAAGCCGAAAAAATAAAAGACGAATTTAAAAAACGCAATCTTCCTCTCTGGCAAATCGGCGAAATACATAAGAGGGAAGAAGCGGCGATTAAAATAAATTAA
- a CDS encoding alpha-2-macroglobulin family protein produces the protein MKTKRTNGLLKAIRSAKSYLTAAIIVCVILLSYSCKKGEPFQSNAMEDIESISYSALKRLEPINVIFKEDIAYIENLEKACVLTPAVKGEWKAVGAKQITFTPSEAYDFNNSLNLNLDVGLLQNNKANIKGLSASFIIAQPEFKITYADLIPDEKDDTVFYFEATCETDIPVSIETVGKIVKAELEGNSLKEEQPVNISQGSSANTYKININKIRRKKYFQNLIVSWDLKSLGADEAGKKEFTVSAESVFQVTSITQENESEICISFSDRLDESQDLRGFINVTSSGGYTYWTSIDGYKVKVFVQNMVWPDDAKISVLEGIKNAKGKKLDQKADFSVKTVWEKPAVEFTAGGNILPVKDNARVLVSTKNISGLTVEAFQIFDKNMLQYFQVNSTISGINELKRVGEPVWRQSFDFEWNSSMKNRYVVRSLDMTKLIKKFPGGMFYLKVSFIKKHSKYEPISNTEDFSGLPFPRDAVELEGFKDIESDYWENADLTNEQRYKFWSMRDNPMHPAYYLPSYGEFSTTSKVILVSNIGLSVKRDRENKLYIAAADLISAEPMSGVTVKLFTYAQKEAGEGKTDSQGLLMLENEKDAYFIQAEKNGDFNWITLQSDVLSTSHFEVDGEKSKGGIKGFIYGERGVWRPGDDMHLVFILQDSEKKLPEDFPVIFTLEDPLGKRTDFKTLTSSVNGFYKINTKTGESDKTGTWTAYVTAGGKTWSKSLKVEAIVPNRLFVNLEPQAEFLTSGENSVKLRGEWLHGAKASDLKAEISARYFLNRTPFEKYKNYTFINPELQVKSGVNKVWEGRLNSEGKTDINLNLFAGEKTPGKLKAVFETRIYEPSGAFSIENKTFDYSPYSQYVGMEIPKSDDKYREMLFTGKDRTLNFAVLTPQGNPVKGNTPLTVKLYKLEWYWWWETDYESVNYTSSRNTRFIKSWDIQAKNGKADLKIKVDDGDWGRYLIAVHDNEGKHSSAQIVYFDWEGWASRRTNDESSDSMLMLTSDKAKYSAGDTAEITFPSYEGARALVTLEKNGKVLKQEWIKASGKIASYKVKLQPSMAPNIYVHISLIQEHSQTKNSLPIRLYGIAPIAVEDAGTRLKPVIKTASSYEPNSKAAFTVSEENGKPMTFTVAVVDEGLLGLTAFGTQNPWDYFYKKESSQLSSWDIYNYVIGAYSGEIESLLAVGGGGGIDRKGVKNAERFKPVVFFFGPYEIKAKEKKQIEFEMPQYIGAVRIMAVAGKDGAYGIIEETVKVKSDLIVMPTLPRTVGAGETVEIPVTVFNGTNSDKNTKVSLKSEGVVKISEEKQVRVPAGGDATVSFTVQTDKTGIAKFYAGAEAGGVKPAKAETEIDVLSRGTPYSSLELVNVQGGKSWSKDISLKGETGTKKLTVEISQMPALGLEKRLSYLIDYPFGCMEQITSKAFPQIYLPLMAVLDAKKTEDVKTNILSVLDRYQNYQLRSGGFSYWPGGGDESTWATNYAGHFMLEAKKAGYTVNETVYQAWLTRQTELAKNWSSNFIDSMENQAYRLFTLALAGSPDIGAMNRLKNMEDSLNEVSKSMLAASYALSGHIKTARLLLEKVYEPTTVYRYSGRNYSSNIRDTALILSAYTITGDNSRTSNLIQKLAKVSSSDEWLSTQETAWLLLSLAPHYKFDKSKEVSCEIVCGTTTFKETIHGASKIFEMPVESETTKNLKIKNTGGSPLYAAINVSGKLIPGEETDFSSNLNIKADFFTEDEEKIEPENLQLGARFKLKITVKNISNADVDNVALSLPVPTGWEMTNLRLGTSEESKNEEDEEEEDYSDGSSVKKLYDYQDFRDTHIYTHFNLTESETKTFEFMGTVTYGGSYYIPAIYAEAMYDNGYKAVIKGVKITAKR, from the coding sequence ATGAAAACTAAAAGGACAAACGGCCTTCTTAAGGCTATAAGGTCGGCAAAATCTTATTTGACCGCCGCAATTATTGTATGTGTTATTCTTCTTTCCTATTCCTGCAAAAAAGGTGAACCGTTTCAGAGTAATGCGATGGAAGATATTGAAAGTATAAGCTATTCGGCATTAAAAAGACTTGAACCCATAAATGTTATTTTTAAAGAAGACATTGCTTATATCGAAAACCTTGAAAAAGCTTGCGTTCTTACTCCGGCGGTAAAAGGCGAGTGGAAAGCCGTAGGAGCAAAACAAATTACCTTTACACCTTCCGAAGCCTACGATTTTAACAATTCTCTTAATTTAAATTTAGATGTAGGGCTGTTGCAAAATAACAAGGCAAACATAAAAGGTCTTTCCGCCTCATTTATCATAGCCCAACCGGAATTTAAAATAACGTATGCGGATTTAATTCCCGATGAAAAGGACGATACGGTTTTTTATTTTGAAGCGACTTGTGAAACCGATATTCCCGTCAGTATTGAAACCGTCGGCAAGATTGTAAAGGCGGAACTTGAGGGAAATTCTTTAAAAGAAGAGCAACCCGTAAATATCAGTCAGGGCTCTTCGGCAAATACATATAAAATCAATATAAATAAAATTCGCCGTAAAAAATATTTTCAAAATTTAATAGTATCTTGGGACTTAAAAAGTTTGGGAGCCGATGAAGCGGGCAAAAAAGAATTTACGGTTTCTGCCGAATCCGTTTTTCAGGTAACTTCGATAACACAGGAAAACGAAAGCGAAATTTGTATCAGCTTTTCCGACCGTCTTGACGAATCTCAGGATTTACGCGGTTTTATAAATGTTACAAGCTCCGGAGGGTATACTTATTGGACGAGTATTGACGGATATAAGGTTAAGGTATTCGTACAAAATATGGTATGGCCCGACGATGCTAAAATTTCGGTCTTAGAAGGCATAAAAAATGCTAAAGGAAAAAAACTTGACCAAAAAGCCGATTTTTCGGTAAAAACCGTTTGGGAAAAACCTGCCGTGGAATTTACAGCCGGAGGAAATATCTTACCGGTTAAAGATAATGCAAGAGTACTGGTGTCCACAAAAAACATAAGCGGTCTTACGGTTGAGGCCTTTCAAATTTTCGATAAGAATATGCTTCAATATTTTCAGGTAAACAGCACTATTTCCGGAATAAACGAACTTAAAAGAGTAGGAGAACCCGTTTGGAGGCAGTCTTTCGATTTTGAGTGGAACTCTTCTATGAAAAACCGCTATGTGGTACGTTCTTTGGATATGACAAAACTTATTAAAAAATTTCCGGGCGGAATGTTTTATCTTAAAGTAAGTTTTATAAAAAAGCACAGTAAATATGAGCCTATTTCAAATACCGAAGATTTTTCCGGTTTACCTTTTCCGCGCGATGCCGTAGAGCTTGAGGGTTTTAAGGATATTGAAAGCGACTATTGGGAAAATGCGGATTTAACGAACGAGCAGCGTTATAAATTTTGGAGTATGCGGGATAATCCCATGCATCCGGCTTATTATCTTCCCTCGTACGGAGAATTTTCTACAACTTCAAAGGTAATCTTGGTTTCAAATATAGGTCTTTCGGTAAAACGCGACCGTGAAAATAAATTGTACATTGCGGCCGCCGATTTGATTTCAGCGGAACCTATGAGCGGAGTAACGGTTAAATTGTTTACGTATGCTCAAAAAGAAGCCGGAGAAGGTAAAACCGATTCTCAGGGACTTTTAATGCTTGAAAACGAAAAAGATGCATATTTTATTCAAGCTGAAAAAAACGGAGATTTTAATTGGATTACTCTCCAGTCCGATGTACTTTCCACCAGCCATTTTGAAGTTGACGGAGAAAAAAGCAAGGGCGGAATAAAGGGGTTTATTTACGGAGAACGCGGCGTTTGGCGGCCCGGTGATGATATGCATCTGGTATTTATTCTTCAAGATTCCGAAAAAAAACTGCCTGAAGACTTCCCTGTAATTTTTACGCTTGAAGACCCGCTCGGTAAAAGAACGGATTTTAAAACCCTTACTTCTTCGGTAAACGGTTTTTACAAAATAAATACTAAAACCGGAGAAAGCGATAAAACCGGTACTTGGACGGCTTATGTAACCGCAGGCGGAAAAACTTGGAGCAAGTCTTTAAAAGTTGAAGCGATTGTGCCCAATCGGCTTTTCGTAAATTTGGAACCGCAGGCGGAATTTCTTACTTCAGGAGAAAACTCCGTAAAATTAAGGGGCGAATGGCTTCACGGAGCAAAGGCATCGGATTTAAAAGCGGAAATTTCCGCACGCTATTTTTTAAACCGTACGCCGTTTGAAAAATATAAAAACTATACCTTTATAAACCCGGAATTGCAGGTTAAGTCCGGCGTAAATAAGGTATGGGAAGGCAGATTAAATTCGGAAGGCAAAACCGATATAAATCTTAACCTTTTTGCAGGCGAAAAAACTCCCGGAAAGTTAAAAGCCGTTTTTGAAACACGCATTTACGAGCCTTCCGGAGCTTTTTCCATTGAAAACAAAACATTCGATTATTCGCCGTATTCTCAATATGTGGGAATGGAAATACCCAAGAGCGACGACAAATATAGAGAAATGCTTTTTACGGGTAAAGACCGCACTTTAAACTTTGCGGTTTTAACCCCTCAAGGCAACCCCGTAAAGGGAAACACTCCGCTTACGGTAAAACTGTACAAACTTGAATGGTATTGGTGGTGGGAAACCGATTATGAAAGCGTAAATTATACCTCTTCCCGAAATACCCGCTTTATTAAAAGCTGGGATATTCAGGCGAAAAACGGAAAGGCTGATTTAAAAATTAAAGTGGACGACGGAGATTGGGGACGCTATCTTATTGCCGTTCACGATAACGAAGGAAAACACAGTTCAGCTCAAATCGTTTATTTCGATTGGGAAGGCTGGGCCAGCCGCAGAACAAATGATGAATCAAGCGATTCTATGTTAATGCTTACATCGGATAAGGCAAAATATTCCGCAGGAGATACGGCGGAAATTACCTTTCCGAGTTACGAAGGAGCCAGAGCTCTTGTAACGCTTGAAAAAAACGGAAAGGTATTAAAGCAGGAATGGATTAAAGCTTCGGGGAAAATAGCCTCATATAAGGTAAAACTGCAACCGTCAATGGCTCCGAATATTTATGTTCATATCAGCCTTATTCAGGAGCACAGTCAGACAAAAAACAGTTTACCTATACGTTTATACGGAATTGCACCTATAGCGGTCGAAGACGCAGGAACACGGTTAAAGCCCGTAATTAAAACGGCTTCTTCTTATGAGCCCAATTCCAAGGCGGCATTTACGGTAAGCGAAGAAAACGGAAAACCGATGACCTTTACGGTTGCGGTAGTAGACGAGGGGCTATTGGGACTTACAGCCTTCGGTACGCAAAACCCGTGGGATTACTTTTATAAAAAAGAATCTTCCCAGCTTTCTTCTTGGGATATTTATAATTATGTTATAGGAGCTTATTCCGGTGAAATCGAATCCTTATTGGCTGTAGGAGGAGGCGGCGGCATTGACCGAAAGGGAGTAAAAAATGCCGAAAGATTTAAACCCGTAGTATTTTTCTTCGGCCCTTATGAAATCAAGGCTAAGGAAAAAAAGCAAATCGAATTTGAAATGCCTCAATACATAGGAGCCGTGCGAATTATGGCTGTAGCGGGAAAAGACGGTGCTTACGGAATAATCGAAGAAACCGTAAAAGTAAAAAGCGATTTAATCGTTATGCCTACCCTGCCGCGGACTGTAGGAGCGGGAGAAACGGTAGAAATTCCCGTAACGGTTTTTAACGGAACAAATTCGGATAAAAATACAAAGGTTTCCTTAAAATCGGAAGGTGTTGTAAAAATTTCGGAAGAAAAACAAGTAAGGGTACCTGCCGGAGGCGATGCTACGGTTTCTTTTACCGTACAAACCGATAAAACGGGTATTGCAAAATTTTATGCCGGAGCTGAAGCGGGAGGAGTAAAACCCGCCAAGGCCGAAACGGAAATAGATGTGCTTTCAAGGGGAACCCCTTATTCTTCACTTGAACTTGTAAATGTACAAGGGGGAAAATCATGGTCAAAGGATATCTCTTTAAAGGGTGAAACCGGAACAAAAAAACTTACCGTTGAGATTTCGCAAATGCCCGCTTTAGGGCTTGAAAAAAGGCTCTCTTATTTAATCGACTATCCTTTCGGCTGTATGGAACAGATAACTTCCAAAGCCTTCCCGCAAATTTATCTTCCCTTAATGGCTGTCCTCGATGCTAAAAAAACGGAAGATGTAAAAACAAATATCCTCTCCGTTTTGGACAGATACCAAAATTATCAGCTGCGCTCCGGAGGTTTTTCCTATTGGCCCGGTGGCGGAGATGAAAGTACATGGGCGACAAATTATGCGGGACATTTTATGCTTGAAGCAAAAAAAGCCGGTTATACCGTAAACGAAACCGTTTACCAAGCATGGCTTACCCGCCAAACGGAACTTGCAAAAAACTGGTCTTCAAATTTTATAGACAGTATGGAAAACCAAGCCTACAGGCTATTTACGCTTGCACTTGCCGGAAGTCCGGATATAGGAGCTATGAACCGCCTAAAAAATATGGAAGATTCTCTTAACGAAGTTTCCAAGTCAATGCTTGCAGCTTCTTATGCCCTTTCAGGACATATAAAAACGGCAAGACTGCTTTTAGAAAAGGTTTATGAGCCTACAACGGTTTACAGATATTCAGGCAGAAACTATTCTTCAAATATCCGCGATACGGCCCTTATTTTGTCGGCTTATACTATTACGGGTGATAATAGCAGAACTTCAAACCTAATTCAAAAACTTGCAAAAGTTTCGTCAAGCGATGAATGGCTTTCCACGCAGGAAACCGCATGGCTTTTACTGTCGCTTGCACCTCATTACAAATTCGATAAATCTAAAGAAGTAAGCTGCGAAATCGTCTGCGGTACAACAACCTTTAAAGAAACAATACACGGCGCTTCAAAGATTTTTGAAATGCCTGTAGAATCGGAAACAACAAAAAATTTGAAAATAAAGAACACGGGCGGTAGTCCGCTTTATGCTGCAATAAATGTTTCAGGAAAACTGATCCCCGGCGAAGAAACGGATTTTTCTTCAAATTTGAATATTAAAGCCGATTTTTTTACGGAAGACGAAGAGAAAATAGAGCCTGAAAACTTACAGCTTGGAGCCAGATTTAAACTAAAGATTACCGTAAAAAATATATCGAACGCCGATGTCGATAATGTAGCCCTATCTCTCCCCGTCCCTACAGGTTGGGAAATGACCAATTTACGGCTGGGCACCTCTGAAGAAAGCAAAAACGAAGAAGATGAGGAAGAAGAGGATTATAGCGACGGTTCTTCCGTTAAAAAACTTTATGATTATCAGGACTTCCGCGATACCCATATTTATACTCATTTTAATTTAACCGAATCTGAAACAAAAACTTTTGAATTTATGGGTACGGTAACTTACGGCGGCTCTTATTATATCCCTGCAATTTATGCGGAAGCTATGTATGATAACGGATATAAGGCTGTAATAAAAGGAGTTAAAATTACTGCAAAACGGTAA
- a CDS encoding InlB B-repeat-containing protein, giving the protein MKNKIYFLSMLIVICLPLIISSCNTGRDSGYFKVTFSVKGDGCTVKAVANNKEIKSGDSVKSGTTVTFTATLEAGYKGVRWNFGGGPVVETTEAENKTLTLTVTADTTVTAEAIVKR; this is encoded by the coding sequence ATGAAAAACAAGATATACTTTTTAAGTATGCTTATCGTAATCTGTTTGCCGCTTATTATTTCAAGCTGCAATACCGGAAGGGATTCCGGATACTTTAAGGTAACTTTCAGTGTAAAAGGCGACGGCTGTACGGTAAAAGCGGTTGCCAACAATAAAGAAATTAAGTCGGGAGACTCCGTAAAATCGGGAACAACCGTAACGTTTACCGCTACTCTTGAAGCGGGTTATAAAGGAGTCAGATGGAATTTCGGAGGAGGCCCTGTTGTAGAAACTACAGAAGCTGAAAATAAAACTCTTACACTTACCGTTACCGCCGATACAACCGTAACGGCCGAGGCTATAGTAAAAAGATAA
- a CDS encoding CvpA family protein — MAEFFSKAAVIVGGLVAVLFYKLFTPIISGLMGPQALSAVIAFLILFLATYLVIKLIELLLGSLFSNQSLKSLDRALGFFLGLIEGLLLIAVLLMLIHLQPVVNPAKLLDGSIFAKILSPFIFNWNSVF; from the coding sequence ATAGCGGAATTTTTTTCCAAAGCAGCCGTTATAGTAGGCGGTCTTGTTGCGGTTTTATTTTATAAACTTTTTACTCCGATAATCTCCGGTTTAATGGGACCGCAAGCACTTTCCGCAGTTATAGCTTTTTTAATTTTATTTTTGGCAACATACCTTGTTATAAAACTTATAGAACTTCTTTTAGGCTCACTTTTTTCCAATCAATCTTTAAAAAGCTTGGATAGAGCTTTAGGTTTTTTTTTAGGCCTTATAGAAGGACTTCTTTTAATTGCGGTTTTGCTTATGCTTATACACCTTCAACCCGTAGTAAATCCAGCTAAACTGTTGGACGGAAGCATATTTGCGAAAATTCTTTCACCGTTTATTTTCAATTGGAATTCCGTATTTTAA
- a CDS encoding PAS domain-containing protein, whose protein sequence is MREFMRRAIQKSQSMNEVQLKNFVKLLIEEYSLLDAVMDSISDGVIVASPNNKIVTANRAAERILANPLTESQEKKCLGIYRRRTNR, encoded by the coding sequence ATGAGAGAATTTATGAGAAGGGCAATACAAAAATCTCAAAGTATGAACGAAGTTCAATTAAAGAATTTCGTAAAATTGCTTATAGAAGAATATTCTCTTTTAGACGCTGTAATGGATTCCATCAGCGACGGAGTAATTGTAGCCTCTCCGAACAATAAAATAGTAACCGCCAACAGGGCGGCGGAACGTATTTTAGCAAATCCGCTAACCGAAAGTCAGGAAAAAAAATGTTTGGGAATATATAGAAGAAGAACAAATCGGTAA
- a CDS encoding two-component system sensor histidine kinase NtrB, whose protein sequence is MGTIILIADVTEKRNEEIKNRRLESLASLTNVAAAVAHEIKNPLAAISIHLQLLKKNFTACNLSVNRKAQKHINVIEEEIERLNKIVVDFLFSVRPLKLEFTPVDVNIILKNLYETFFEEFSDKGIAFSLDLKDGLPLIQGDERFLRQAFMNVITNASAAMPEGGFLDITTKLNQETIVISISDSGYGILPENLNKIFEPYFTTKQDGTGLGLTMVYKVIKEHGGDVHVYSDYGIGTTFKFMLPMVRKGRPLMIRDTSGS, encoded by the coding sequence ATGGGAACCATTATTTTAATTGCAGACGTTACCGAAAAACGCAATGAAGAAATAAAAAACCGCCGTTTGGAGAGTTTAGCCAGCCTTACAAATGTGGCGGCTGCCGTTGCACACGAAATAAAAAACCCCCTTGCGGCAATAAGTATACACTTACAATTATTAAAAAAGAATTTTACGGCTTGTAATTTATCCGTAAACCGAAAAGCTCAAAAACATATAAATGTAATTGAAGAAGAAATTGAAAGGCTTAATAAAATAGTCGTCGATTTTTTATTTTCCGTAAGGCCTCTTAAATTGGAATTTACCCCGGTAGATGTAAATATAATTTTAAAGAATTTATACGAAACTTTTTTTGAAGAATTTTCCGATAAGGGAATTGCATTTTCACTTGATTTAAAAGACGGATTACCCTTAATTCAGGGAGATGAAAGGTTTTTGCGGCAGGCGTTTATGAATGTTATTACAAATGCAAGTGCCGCAATGCCGGAAGGCGGTTTTTTGGATATTACAACAAAACTTAATCAGGAAACGATTGTAATTTCGATTTCCGATTCCGGATATGGAATTTTGCCTGAAAATTTAAATAAAATTTTCGAACCCTATTTTACTACAAAACAGGACGGAACCGGTTTGGGCCTTACAATGGTCTATAAAGTTATAAAAGAACACGGCGGAGACGTGCATGTTTATTCCGATTACGGTATAGGTACAACTTTTAAATTTATGCTGCCTATGGTACGAAAGGGACGCCCGCTTATGATACGCGATACAAGCGGCTCTTAA
- a CDS encoding peroxiredoxin: MEQVMNMPLLGDDFPQLSVATTHGPMNIPGDLKGSWFVLFSHPADFTPVCTTEFVAFQNLLPEFEKIGVKLVGLSIDQVQSHLKWIEWIKEKLGVEITFPVIAANDSIANKLGLLHPGKGTNTVRAVFIVDPKGKLRLVIYYPQEVGRNMKEILRAAKVLQISDNNGVAVPADWPENGLIKDRVIVPPPGSKEIADKRLKEYEGYDFWFCHKPLK; encoded by the coding sequence ATGGAACAAGTAATGAATATGCCTTTATTAGGCGATGATTTTCCTCAATTGAGTGTTGCAACGACACATGGACCGATGAATATTCCTGGCGACCTGAAAGGAAGCTGGTTTGTGCTTTTCAGCCATCCTGCCGATTTTACACCGGTTTGTACCACGGAATTTGTTGCTTTTCAAAACCTTTTACCCGAATTCGAAAAAATCGGTGTAAAACTGGTAGGTCTTTCAATTGACCAAGTTCAAAGCCATTTAAAATGGATTGAATGGATTAAGGAAAAATTGGGAGTTGAAATCACATTCCCCGTTATTGCCGCAAATGATTCAATTGCAAACAAACTGGGACTTTTACACCCCGGAAAAGGAACGAATACGGTCAGAGCTGTGTTTATAGTTGACCCTAAAGGAAAACTGAGACTTGTTATTTATTATCCGCAAGAAGTAGGCCGCAATATGAAAGAAATTCTACGTGCCGCCAAAGTTCTGCAAATTTCGGATAATAACGGCGTTGCGGTACCTGCCGATTGGCCCGAAAACGGTCTTATCAAAGACAGGGTAATCGTACCGCCCCCCGGAAGCAAAGAAATAGCCGATAAACGTCTTAAAGAGTACGAAGGCTATGACTTCTGGTTCTGCCACAAACCGCTTAAATAA
- a CDS encoding exodeoxyribonuclease III — MTSIVSWNVNGIRAVEKKGFLDWLNTENPDILCIQETKARKEQLSSELTEADLPSGKYFTYWAAAKKAGYSGTAIFSKKEPLSVRTMGLSEFDDEGRVLVADFEKFSVISAYFPNSQDGGARLGYKLDFCSAMLEFCNSLKKNGKNIVLCGDYNIAHKPIDLANPKANEKNPGYLPEEREWMDKFTTSGYTDTFRHFCKEPENYTWWSYRFKAREKNIGWRIDYACVNDEFVAKIKESIILKDITGSDHCPVKIVL, encoded by the coding sequence ATGACATCTATAGTTTCATGGAATGTAAACGGGATAAGAGCCGTAGAAAAAAAAGGTTTTTTGGATTGGCTTAATACCGAAAATCCCGATATTCTTTGTATTCAAGAAACAAAGGCCCGAAAAGAGCAGCTTTCATCGGAATTAACGGAGGCGGATTTGCCTTCGGGGAAATATTTTACATATTGGGCCGCCGCAAAAAAAGCCGGTTATTCCGGAACCGCAATTTTTTCTAAAAAAGAACCTCTTTCGGTGCGAACTATGGGTTTAAGCGAATTTGATGATGAAGGAAGAGTGCTTGTTGCCGATTTTGAAAAATTTTCGGTTATTTCAGCATACTTTCCCAATTCTCAGGACGGCGGAGCAAGGCTCGGGTATAAATTGGATTTTTGCTCGGCTATGCTGGAATTTTGTAATTCACTTAAGAAAAACGGAAAAAATATAGTGCTTTGCGGCGATTATAATATTGCCCATAAGCCTATAGATTTGGCTAATCCGAAAGCCAATGAAAAAAATCCCGGTTATCTTCCCGAAGAGCGGGAATGGATGGATAAATTTACAACTTCGGGCTATACCGATACCTTCAGGCATTTTTGCAAAGAGCCTGAAAATTATACTTGGTGGAGCTACCGCTTTAAGGCCAGAGAAAAAAATATAGGGTGGCGGATAGATTACGCTTGCGTAAATGATGAATTTGTTGCTAAAATAAAGGAATCGATTATTTTAAAAGACATTACAGGTTCGGACCATTGCCCTGTAAAAATAGTTTTATAA